CAAGAAAGATTCAGCTGAAAGGATTTGCGTGCCCTAAAATTGAGTACTTTCAGTCAGGAATCGAAgaagttttcaatttcattGCATGCCTTGAAGAAAGATGTTGCAGTAACTTTCATGTCCCCCAAGTGAAAATGACAAAATGACTTTTCTGGGTAATGGTTAAGATGTTTAGGTGTGTGAAATTTCTTTAATTTGTACTGGTGAGTTTTGATAAGAGCAATGGTGGGGTGCCCAAGCCTGATGCAGAGAAGTAATAAATACGGAAGGTGTCAATTGTGTGGAGCTGATCACATCCATGGTCTGAGCCTGAACTGGAGATGCTTGTCTTTAACAGAAGAACACAGAAACAAAAGCAAAGTTTCTATCGTGTTAATAACTAAAATGCTTAATATATATACTACGTAGGAATCCTTCAAAACTGATATCATGTTGAACTTAGATAGAACAAGGGCTTGCTTGGTCAACCGGCCTAAATGTCACCACTTTTAACTTTGGTTGTGAAAGACACGAATCACAGAGCAGAACAAGTCACTGCAGATGAGCAAGTAGTTCATAAGACATGATGGATAATCCCTGAGGGAGATGGTGGGGCTGGAACCATCAAGCTGACCACTTTTGGAGAAGGCCAGTAGTCTTACACTTAAATTTTCTTTGTATAGAACTCGTCAATCAAATAGGAAAATCGACTGATCCTAACACTGCAGGTAGCCAGTTCACGAGCGTGAAGCACAGAGTCGACAAGCTTGACACACAAAGTTTCACTTGCAAGTACAGCACAGTGGAAGGTGACGCTTTGATGGGCGTGATTGAATCAATCTCTTATGTGATCAAGATTGAGGAATCTCCAGAGGGAGGATCCGTTTGCCAGATTACAGAAGAGCAAATAAAGAGTGGCAAAGAGAAGGCATTGGCAATGTTCAAAGCAATGTTCAAAGCAGTTGAAGCTTACCTGCTAGCTAATCCTGATGCTTACGACTATTTGCTATCATCTCATTGTTTTATTACTCTACATTGTAATCCAGTGTGCAATACAGGGTATATATATAACTTCACCTGTACACTAGTTTCTTGCTCCTGAAATCTCTTCTCACACTGTACTGAAATTCCTCCTGAATTCCACTTGTCATGAGTGCTTAATCTGAGAAAGTCCACGACAAAGCAAAAGGCCGAGAAGGACATTCCACAAATCAATTAGATTGATGAGTCACGTCTCGTGAGTCGTGAGTGATTGCCCAGACATGATAGAAACAAACCTAAAGTACTTAGACACAGCTTCTTTTGGACTTCGCAGTTAAATCTATTACAGTTAATGCCAAAATCATGGACTAGAAACTCTATCTTTATCTCTTTGCTAGTTACTCAAAACTGAACAATAGTGGACGAAGAAAAAGGCGGCGGTTTTAATCTTCTGACTCATATATTATCAAGTTCGTGAAACATTGAAAACTAGCCTGCAtgggaaagaaaataaattttacctCGATTGGTAGAACAGATATTTCTAGTTTGCGTTTAGTGTTTTCTGCTATAATGGTATAACTTCTCAAACTTTTGATGTCTGCTCATCATGCATTAAGGATATCGTCGTTTTCATTTAAAATGAGTTGTAACCAATACACACGCATACATGCATGTATTTATATTTACATATATGGTACGTAGTTGACTGATTACTAAAAaagagcccaaaaaaaaaaaaattatagaattATCATCAACATGCTGTAACCTTGATTGGAAAGGATGTTTTCTACATAAATTGACGGGTTGCATGACTCAAAATCGGATGGAATTGAAATTCTTTCGAACATGACTGTAGCTGGTCAAGTGCGTGAGAAACTTCGCAACGATGAAAATCTATAATAAATTCTTCATCCGTAAGTTAAAATAACTCTTGTTCTCTTCTGTCCGCGATTAACTTGGATCCATTGTGGTCTAGTAACAACACGTATATACTCATTTCTTTTTGAATGAGAGACACTTGATCCTCaatgtttttccttttcaagtTATATTATTGTTTTTAAAGAGCTCAGCCGGTGATCACATACGATAGTATCCTGTAGGTCATCTAGTTCGAATCTTGTTGTACTAAATTGTTGTGTATCCTTGAGCGGAGCTCTGTACAGTCCTCCCAGGAATATCGTGATTGGTGAACCAGAATCGCAagttgaattttgccaaattcaaactcatacttgtaatttttacaACATTCAAAATTTACATTCAAATATTGGtatgaatttttattaaaaatttaataaaaattacaagAACTAATTTGAACAtgtcagtatatatatatatatatatatatatatatatataattagttattttcatgaactagtactttttttttttcaaaatttttcagtttagGCCCTGCTATTTATTAGAAGATAATGctagaaaaagaaggaaatatatatttttttttaaaaaagaaagatatcTTGGAGACACAGCTTGATGCTGTAAAGTAGTGTATTCCATAAGAGAATTCTCATcttttgcaaaaaaaatgcTAGTTCGATTTTCACCTCTTCTTCATTCTAATTTTTCCCCCTAATGGCAATATACATTGCAAATATCAAACCCTTTTTCCCCAATATCTAGAAGATGGCCCCGGCCTCCAGCCTctcattttgtatatttttccccctttttatttttaagggTCAGAAATTTGGGCTGCCATAAGATATGACGGACTGTACTGTTTACAATAGCATTTTCCCTTTAGTCAACAATTAAAGTCTTGCCGCACCATTTCCTGGAAATGTCCCATACTTCCTGGAAGAGCTTTCATTATTAAGTCAGAAAAATGGGACGGCACTGTCAAGCAGAAGAGTATGATGTCGTAAAAataatttgggaaaattaaattttgaaaaaaaaaaaaggaatacgAATATTAACAATCTGATATTAGGTTGTAAATAACTCGCGAATTAAATTAAGGCAACTAATAATTTTATTGCAAAATGACTGAATTACCCTTACGCCGCACGTGCAAGTGCCCTTAATGCGCGCGTAAGGGTTAATTTGTAATTTAGAttgcaacaaaattttttataatttatgaATAATGACCCTGACCTTGTGTACAAATTTCCTAAAACTTATACCTATTTATGAAATTCtctctctttccaaaattttcaatgaaattaaaggaaaataaTTGGCTCAATTATACCAACACTGTAGCAAAAATATTGGCGTATaatcttttgacttttttgcGTATGAACCGGGAAGGAAGACCTTGACCCACAGAAACAGCACGACACGtacatattttaaattttaatgccCGTTTCAGTCATGAGATGAGAAGCCCTGGATTTTTCGCTCCATAAATACTGCCCCAAACTATCGTGCACCCACCCGCCAGCCAGCCAACCAACCAACCAAGTTAGACGTCTTCCCACTCAACAGTAGCTAGCTTCATTCGCTGTCTATCTTTTTTGAGTTCTTTTTCTGGgtcattttttcctttcaacttCTCGCAGGTATCATGGGTGTCATCACTTACGATCACGAGGTCACCTCCTCAGTCCCACCAGCAAAGCTCTTCAAGGCTTTCATCCTTGATTTTGACAACCTCATCCCCAAGATCTTGCCTCAGGCCATCAAGAGCGTCGAAACCCTCCAAGGTGATGGCGGAGCTGGAACCGTCAAGCTCACCCATTTTGGTGAAGGTCAGTACGTAGTACCTCCTGCTCTacccatcatcatcatcatcatcatcatgcaACATATGCACAAGTACTCTTTTAATTCAATTGAACTACAAATATATTATTCATACTAAAACAAAACAGGCAGCCAATACAAGAGCATGAAGCACCGCGTTGATGAGCTCGACAAGGAGAATTTCGCGTTCAAATACACCGTGTTCGAGGGCGATGTTTTGGGGGATGTGATTGAGAAAACCTCTTACGAGGTTAAAATCGAAGCCTCTGCTGACGGTGGATCCATTACCAAGAGCAAGAGCACCTACTACACCAAGGATGATGCCAAGATCACCGAAGAGGATATCAAGTCTGGCAAAGACAAGTCCGCTGGAGTCTTCAAGGCTATTGAGGCTCACCTCGCTGCCAACCCTGATGCCTACTAATCAGTTCCACTCTTGGGAACTCGATCGGTCTTGCCCCTTGGGAACAGATTTTCTAACGCTATTGGGCGCTGCTACAACTTACAAGTTGAGTCACCTTTGGGTCGGGACCCGATAAGCTCAGGCTAGTTTAGTCATCAGCCACGTTTTGAGGCACCTGGTAAGAGGTCTCATCAGCTTTGATTGGTTGAATCCAAGCCAACTATGAAGGACACTGATCTAATTGAGTTGGCATTTGAATGGGTCAACTTTTGCACTGATTGGAGACTGGATGGCAATTAGACTAGGACTCTTTGCTTTCTTTAAAGTCCAGAAAATTAACGTTCTGGATTACATGTATGTAAACAATCAAGCTAGTGATAGCGAAACTTGATCTTGCAAGAAACTGCTAGTTTTCAAGAATCACAATTGTGTAAATAGTTTGTGCCAAAATCGTCAACAAAAGCACGTTGTGTGAACGCTAGATGCATTTGTCAAATATATGCTGGGGCCTATTTTGCAAATTAATAACAGGATGTCTGCTGCAACAACCAGACTTTTCGGCCATTTAAAATGCCACTCTCTACTCCTCTTGCCCTTCACCCGCTTTTCACAGCGAAATCAAAACTTAGAACCAACTTCGAAATTAGTTTTTCTGTGGTATATAACCTCAGCCCAATACAAGTTTAGTCTTGAATCAGGATATAATTCATTAGGGGTTTGTAGGATGGAAGAAATTGAATGAAACGTCAGCCTGTAGAACTCTTGGAGGATAATATGCAAACTTTCCATAGCTcaattttaaagttttataGGATTACTAAGTTGCAACATTGTTAAAATAGTATCTAGACAGCAGTTATGTTGGCAGCTGTGGTGATGGATCAGCAATACTTCCAGTTGCTAGTAACGAGTTTATAACTATAAAAAAGCCAGCATATaatacaagaagaagaagaagaagaagaagaagaagaaaacaggCCCTTCAAGTTCAAAACTTGATATGGCAGCAGGATACTATGGTCTAGCATTGCTCACATGACATgtaattgccaaaaaaaaaaggtacaaaatctatttttaaaagaaaaaaatgtggGAATTACAGATTTGTTATGCATATGTGGTTCTAAATGGCATATATTGAATAGCTGAATTTGTTGCAACAAAAGTTGTTGGTTCTATCCCACCTCAATAGGCTAACAACAGGAGTAATGGGCTTGTAACTTTCGCATTTAAATTCCTCACTAGATTTTACCATCTAGTAATTGATAATCTTTAATGTTACCAAACAATGGTGAAGTGCGTGAATGATGAAGCCATGTTTCACTTTTCAGTCTATAAATAGAATCGCATCTCTCACATTCTCTTCACACCCCAAAATTGCCAAAATTGTCATCCCATTCTAGTAGTTCAGCATCTTTAAAACTTCCTAGGAGATCAATCATGGGTGCTGTTACCTTCACTGAAGAGTTCACCAGCACCATCCCGGCCTCCAGATTGTTCAAGGCCTTGATCCTTGATTCTGACAATCTCATCCCCAAGATTGCTCCCCAAGCTGTAAAGAATGTTGAGCTAATCGAAGGCGATGGAGGCCCTGGAAGCATCAAGAAAATGAACTTTGGAGAAGGCAAGACAATTAATTCTACTCTTGACATGGTTCATTAACAATATTTACCAATGTGTAGATTAAGATGGAATGTACTTtggatatatttttttttttgggtaacatATGCAGGTAGCCAGTTCAAGTATGTGAAGCATAGGATTGATGCAGTAGACAAGGAGAATTTGACCTATGCTTATACCCTGATTGATGGCGATGCTCTGATGGACAAGCTTGATTCAATTTCTTATGAAATGAAGTTTGAGCCTTCTCCTGATGGGGGTTGCAAAGGCAAGAATGTTAGCACATACCATACAAAACCAGGTGTGGAGATCAAAGAAGAGGAGATCAAGGATGGCAAGGAAAAGGCTGCAGGGGTCTTCAAACTTGTGGAAGCCTACCTTTTGGCAAACCCTGAGGCCTATGCATAATTTACCTaattttgcatgtttatttGGTCTAATTTATCATTCTGGATGGATAATGAGTGTTTGTATGCCAATAATCTTGTGAGCTTCTAATAATGCTCTTGGGCATTATTAGAATTAGAAGAGTCTGTGTTGGTCTCTATGTTAATCCTTTTCCCTTTTAAGTATGTTGCGGAAATGCTGGTTACTGAAAAGATCAGATTATTCATATCGATCAATTTCTGGATGGAACCTAAAGTTAATATTTGTTTGCTACCGCAAAGTCTCTTTTCCTAAACCTATGTTTACTTTGTAATTCATGAATGCATGGTTTCAGTTGAGGGAAGATTAAAAAGGACAAACTTAAGAAGATATAGTAATTTGGGTTCAGAATCAGATGGTACTTAATTTTCACAACCAGGATATGTGCTTCGGCAGTGTTTGTATGGCAAAGATCACCATTTTACAGCCTGAAAATGACACAGCCGTGTTATTTGGATTCAAGTGAACAAAGTGTCAAT
This region of Coffea arabica cultivar ET-39 chromosome 3c, Coffea Arabica ET-39 HiFi, whole genome shotgun sequence genomic DNA includes:
- the LOC113733917 gene encoding major allergen Pru ar 1-like; the encoded protein is MGAVTFTEEFTSTIPASRLFKALILDSDNLIPKIAPQAVKNVELIEGDGGPGSIKKMNFGEGSQFKYVKHRIDAVDKENLTYAYTLIDGDALMDKLDSISYEMKFEPSPDGGCKGKNVSTYHTKPGVEIKEEEIKDGKEKAAGVFKLVEAYLLANPEAYA
- the LOC113733919 gene encoding major allergen Pru ar 1, which translates into the protein MGVITYDHEVTSSVPPAKLFKAFILDFDNLIPKILPQAIKSVETLQGDGGAGTVKLTHFGEGSQYKSMKHRVDELDKENFAFKYTVFEGDVLGDVIEKTSYEVKIEASADGGSITKSKSTYYTKDDAKITEEDIKSGKDKSAGVFKAIEAHLAANPDAY